The genome window CGTGCTGCGTTCGCCGTGGACCACGTCGAACGGCGCCTCGGCGACCTCGTCCTGGCCGATGCTGGAGCCGTGCACGAAGGTCTCGTGGGTCAGGTCCATCAGGTTGTCCAGCACCAGCCGGTAGTCGCACTTGACGTGGATGGTGCGGCCGTCGCCGGCCCAGGCCGGATCGTCGTTCCAGTGCAGGTCCGGCACCAGCGCCGGATCGGCCAGCGCCGCATCGCCCGGCCACACCCAGACGTAGCGGTGCCGTTCCACGGTAGGGAAGCGGCGCACGCAGGCGGAGGGATTGATGGTGTCCTGCGAGGGCATGTGCACGCAGCGCCCGTTCGCGTCGTAGACCAGGCCGTGGTAGCCGCAGACCACGTCGTCGCCGCGCAGCCGGCCCATCGACAGCGGCACCAGGCGGTGCCAGCAGGCGTCCTCGAGCGCGGCGACGCGGCCGCTGCTGGTGCGGTACAGCACGATGTCCAGGTTGCACACCTTGCGCGGCAGCAGCGCGTGCTTGACCTCGTGGTCCCAGGCGATGGCGTACCAGGCATTGAGCGGAAAAGCCGGAGCGGACGACTGCATGGCGGCGACCTCGATTGTGTATACAACAGGCTGGGGAAGAACCTTGCGTGTTGCTGGCGGACGGCGGCTTAACACCGCATTCACGCCGTCGCCCCCTGTGTGGCGATGAGCGAATGTATACAACAGGGCGGGATCGGCATGCCGTTGCCATGCCGTTAAATTGTTCGTTTATCGAACTGCGCATCCGATAATCGGATTGACCGCCCGCCGGAGCGGGCCTAACGTGGCCTCCCGGAGCGACCTGGAGGAGGATGTCGTGGCAGACCCCGTAATGCGCCTGCGCCGCCGTGCGCTGCGCCCCCGGCCGGCGACGGCGGAGCGGCGCCGATGATCGACAAGACCCTGGCCTCGTGCGCCGCCGCGGTGGCCGACATCCCCGATGGCGCCACGGTGATGATCGGCGGCTTCGGCACCGCGGGCATGCCCGATGCGCTGATCGACGCGCTGATCGCGCAAGGCGCGCGCGAGCTCACCATCGTCAACAACAACGCCGGCAACGGCGAGACCGGGCTGGCCGCGCTGATCAAGCACAAGCGCGTGCGCAAGATCGTGTGTTCGTTCCCGCGGCAGAGCGACTCGCAGCACTTCGACGCGGCCTACCGCGCCGGCGAGCTGGAACTGGAACTGGTGCCGCAGGGCAACCTGGCCGCGCGCATCCACGCCGCCGGCAACGGCCTGGGCGCGATCTTCACCCCCACCGGTTACGGCACCGAGCTGGCCGCCGGCAAGGAGACCCGCGAGATCGACGGCCGCCACTACGTGCTGGAGTATCCGATCCGCGCCGATTTCGCGCTGATCAAGGCGCACCATGGCGACCGCTGGGGCAACCTGGTGTACCGCAAGACCGCGCGCAACTTCGGCCCGCTGATGGCGATGGCCGCGACCTGCGCGATCGTGCAGGTGGAGAAGGTGGTGGAACTGGGCGCGCTGGACCCCGAAGCGGTGGTGACCCCGGGCATCTTCGTGCAACGGCTGGTGGCGGTGAGCGCCACGCAGGAGGACGCATGCACGCATTGAGCGGCCGCGGCATCGACCGCAACGCGCTGGCCGCGCGGGTGGCGCGCGACATCCCCGAGGGCGCCTACGTCAACCTCGGCATCGGCCTGCCGACCGCGGTGGCCAACTTCCTGCCGGCGGACAAGGAGATCTTCCTGCACAGCGAGAACGGCCTGCTCGGCATGGGGCCGGCGCCACCGCCGGGGCAGGAGGACCTGGACCTGATCAATGCCGGCAAGCAGCCGGTGACGCTGCTGACCGGCGGCTGCTATTTCCACCACGCCGACTCGTTCGCGATGATGCGCAGCGGGCGCCTGGACGTGTGCGTGCTCGGCGCGTTCCAGGTGTCGGTGCACGGCGACCTGGCCAACTGGAGTACCGGCGCGGCCGATGCCATCCCCGCGGTCGGCGGCGCGATGGACCTGGCGATCGGCGCCAAGCAGGTCTACGTGATGATGGAACTGCTGACCAAGCGCGGCGAGCCCAAGCTGGTGAGCGCGTGCAGCTACCCGCTGACCGGGTTGCGCTGCGTCTCGCGCGTGTACACCGACCTGGGCGTGTTCGCGCTGGGGCCGGACGGCGCGCGCGTGCTCGAACTGGTCGAGGGCGTGAGCCTGGACGAGTTGCGCCAGGCCACCGGGCTGGCGCTGACCCTGGCCGATTCCACGGAGGCGGCATGAACGAGGCCTACATCATCGACGGCATCCGCACGCCGATCGGCCGCTACGGCGGCGCCCTGGCCGGGGTGCGTGCGGACGATCTCGGCGCGGTGCCGCTGCAGGCGTTGCTGGCGCGGCATCCGCAACTGGATCCTGCGCACATCGACGACGTCTACCTGGGCTGCGCCAACCAGGCCGGCGAGGACAACCGCAACGTCGCGCGCATGAGCCTGCTGCTGGCGGGCCTGCCGTTCAGCGTGCCGGGCAGCACGGTCAACCGCCTGTGCGGTTCGGGCCTGGACGCCATCGGCACGGTCGCGCGCGGCCTGCGCGCCGGCGAACTCGGCCTGGCCATCGCCGGCGGCGTGGAGTCGATGTCGCGCGCGCCGTGGGTGATGGGCAAGGCGGAGAGCGCCTTCGCCCGCAACCAGCAGCTCGAGGACACCACCATGGGCTGGCGCTTCGTCAATCCGAAGATGCAGCAGCGCTATGGCGTGGAGCTGATGGGCGAGACCGCCGAGAACGTGGCCGCGCGCTACGGGATCTCGCGCGAAGACCAGGACGCCTTTGCGCTGCGCAGCCAGCAGCGCACCGCCGCCGCGCAGGCCGCCGGTTTCTTCGACGGCGAGATCACCCCGGTGACCGCCCCGGGCAGGAAGCGCGGCGAGACCGTCGAGGTCCGCGTCGACGAGCATCCGCGTGCCGACACCACGCTGGAGGCCCTGGCCAGGCTCAAGCCGATCTTCCGCCAGCCCGGCACGGTCACCGCCGGCAATGCCTCGGGCATCAACGACGGCGCCGCCGCCCTGCTGCTGGCCAACGCCGAGCAGGTGCAGGCGCTGGGCCTGACCCCGCGTGCGCGCGTGCTGGGCTTGGCCAGTGCCGGCGTGGAGCCGGCCTACATGGGCATCGGCCCGGTGCCGGCCACGCGCAAGCTGCTGGCGCGGCTGGGGCTGTCCATCGGCGACTTCGATGCGATCGAACTCAACGAGGCGTTCGCCGCCCAGGGCCTGGCCTGCCTGCGCGAGCTGGGCGTCGCCGACGATGCCGCCCACGTCAACGCCAACGGCGGCGCGATCGCGCTCGGCCATCCGCTGGGCATGAGCGGTGCGCGCCTGGTCCTGACTTTGCTGCGCCAGCTCGAGGCCAGCGGTGGCCGCCGCGGGCTTGCGACCATGTGCATCGGCGTCGGCCAGGGCGTGGCGCTGGCGATCGAGCGGCTGTAGCCGCTCGCCCCATCGACGCTGCGCCCCGCCCGCCTGCATCATTCTTCCAGCCAACCGGCTCCGCGCGGAGCCAGCGAGACCGCACGATGCGCGACGACACCCCCATCGATCCCCTGCTCGGCTATCGCCGCCCGTACCCGGGCACGCAACCGGCCTACCTGCATCCGCCGTACGCCTCCACCGGCGCGCGCGGCCCGACCCGCGATCCGATCGCGATCCCGCTGACCCTGTCCGAGGCGACCGGTCCGACCCTGGACCGCACCACCCTGGGCGCGCACGCCGCCGATCTCACCGCCGGCTTTCCCGGCGCGCCGCTGGGCGAGCGCATCATCGTCAGCGGGCGCCTGCTCGACGAGAACGGCAAGCCGGTGCGCAACAGCGTGGTCGAGGTCTGGCAGTGCAATGCCGCCGGCCGCTACCTGCATGCCGGCGACCAGCACGACGCGCCGCTGGATCCCAACTTCACCGGTACCGGCCAGGTGCTGACCGACGATCACGGCCGCTACCGCTTCACCACCATCAAGCCGGGCGCGTATCCGTGGCGCAACCACTACAACGCCTGGCGCCCGGCCCACATCCATTTCTCGCTGCACGGCGACGGCATCGGCCAGCGCCTGGTCACGCAGATGTACTTCCCCGGCGATCCGCTGCTGGCGTTCGACCCGATCTTCAACTGCGTCGAGGACCCCAAGGCGCGCGAGCGCATGGTGTCGGCGTTCGACTGGGAGAACACCGCCAACGAGTTCGCGCTGGGCTACCGTTTCGACATCGTCCTGCGCGGACGCAAGCAGACCCCTTGGGAGTGAGGCGATGAGTTTCCAGGCAACCCCCTCGCAGACGGTCGGCCCCTACTACCGGATCGGGCTGGAACCGCTGTACCGCACCGAGATCGCACCGGCGCAGGCGCAAGGCACCCACGTGGAGATCGCCGGCAGCGTGTTCGACGGCAACGGCGCGCCGGTCGGCGATGCGCTGCTGGAGATCTGGCAGGCCGACGCCGCCGGCATCTACGACCATGCCGCCGATCCGCGCCGCGGCGACCACGATCCGGCCTTCCACGGCTGGGGCCGGGTACCGACCGACGCGCAGGGCCGCTTCGCCTTCCGCACGGTCAAGCCCGGCCGCGTCGCCGGGCCCAAGGGCCTGCAGGCGCCGCACCTGGTGGTGCTGGTGTTCATGCGCGGCCTGCTGCGCGCCGCGCCGACGCGGGTGTACTTCGGCGACGACGACCTGGACGGCGACGCGATCCTGGCGCAGGTGCCGGCCGAGCGCCGCGCCACCCTGGTCGCGCAACCGCTGGCGCCCAACCGCTACCAATGGGACGTGCGCATGCAGGGCGAGCACGAGACCGTGTTCTTCCGCTACTGAGTGCGGCAGACATTGCGCACAGGCCGCAGCGGTTACCCTGCGTGATCTTCCTCCCGCGTACGAACCGATGAGCGTTTCCGAATCCCTGTTGCGTCCGCTGTTCGGCGATCCGGCCGTCGACGCGCTGTTCGACGACCGCGCGCGCCTGCAGGCCATGCTCGACGTGGAAGCGGCGCTCGCACGCGCGCAGGCGCGTTGCGGGGTGATCCCGGCCAGCGCCGCGGAACCGATCGCCGCCGCCTGCGAGGCCGCGCGCTACGACGTGCCCGCGCTCGCCGACGCCACCGCGCTGGCTGGCAATCCGGCGATCCCGCTGGTCAAGGCGCTCACCGCCCAGGTCGCCGCCACCGATGACGCGGCTGCGCGCTGGGTGCACTGGGGCGCGACCAGCCAGGACATCATCGACAGCGGTGCGGTGCTGCAGCTGCGCGCCGCGCTCGACCATGTGGAGGCGCAACTGGACGCGCTGTGCGCGGCGCTGGCGGCACTGGCGCAGCGCGAGCGCGACACCGGCCTGCCCGGCCGCACCCTGTTGCAGCAGGCGGTGCCGGTGACCTTCGGGCTGAAGGCCGCCGGCTGGCTGGACGCGCTGCAGCGCAGTCGTCGGCGCCTGCAGGCGCTGCGCGAGGACGCCCTGGTGCTGCAGTTCGGCGGCGCCGCCGGCACCCTGGCCGCGTTGCAGTCGCAGGGCCTGGCCGTGGCCGAGGTGCTGGCCGCGGAGCTGCGCCTGCCGTTGCCGGCGCTGCCCTGGCATGCGGCGCGCGACCGCATCGGCGAGATCGGCGCAGCGTTCGCGCTGCTGGCCGGCAGCCTCGGCAAGATCGGCCGCGACGTCACGCTGCTGATGCAGTCGGAAGTGGCCGAGGCGTTCGAGCCAGCGGCAGCGGGCAAGGGCGGCTCCTCGGCGATGCCGCACAAGCGCAATCCGGTCGGTTGCGTGGTCGCGATCGCCGCCGCCACGCGCGCGCCGGGCCTGCTGGCGACGCTGTTCGCGGCGCTGCCGCAGGAGCACGAACGTGCGGTCGGCGGCTGGCATGCCGAATGGGAGACCCTGCCGGACCTGGTGCGCCTGAGCGCCGGCAGCCTGGCGCAGGTGCGCGTGCTGATCGAGGGCCTGGAACTGGACCGCGCGCGCATGGCCGCGCACCTGGACAGCCACGGCGGTCTGCTCTACGCGGAAGCCGTGGCGGTGACCCTGGCCGCGCAGCTGGGCAAGGCCGCCGCGCACGCGCTGGTGGAGGCGGCGGTGCGCCGTGCGCTGGCTACGCGGCAGCACCTGCGCGCGGTCCTGGCCGAGGAGCCGCAGGTGACCGCGGTGCTGGCGCCTGCGGACCTGGACGCGCTGTTCGCCGGCGACAGCTGGCGCGGCATGGCCGCGGTGTGGATCGCGCGCGTGCTCGCCGCGCAGGCGCATCCGTGAGCCGCTGCGCGGTGCGGGTCTGCCGCAGCGCGGGCGACCCGGTCTAGACTTGCCGGCGCCGCCCGGTCCCGTGCCGCGCCGGCCCCTTCCACCTTTCCAGCGAGCGCCTCGCCCATGCCGATCCTCGACCTGCCCACGCATCGTCTGCATTACCGCATCGACGGCAGCGAAGGCCGTCCGTGGCTGACCCTGTGCAATTCGCTCGGCACCGACCTGCACATGTGGGACGCGCAGATCGCGGCGCTGGCGCCGCATTTCCGCGTGCTGCGCTACGACCGCCGCGGCCACGGCGCCTCCACCGCCGCGCCGGCGCCGTACGCCATGGCCGATCTCGGCGGCGACGTGCTGGCGCTGCTGGACGCGCTGTCGATCGAGCGCAGCCATTTCTGCGGCCTGTCGATCGGCGGGCTGACCGGACAATGGCTGGGCCTGCACGCGGGCGAGCGCCTGCTCAGCCTGACCCTGTGCGCGACCGCGGCCAGGATCGGCAGCGCCGAGAGCTGGCAGGCGCGCATCGACCAGGTCCGCGCCGAGGGCCTGGCGCCGCTGTGCGAGGGCACCCGCACGCGCTGGTTCACCCCGGCCTTCGCCGAGGCGCAGCCGGCGGCGGTCGAGGCGATCCTGGACAGCTTCCGCGCCACCGATGCGCAGGCCTACATCGGCTGCTGCCAGGCGCTGGCCGAGGCCGACTTCCGCGCACGCCTGGGCGAGATTCGCATGCCGGTGCTGGCGGTGGCCGGGCACGACGATCCGGTGTGCCCGCCGGCCGATCTGCAGGCCATCGCCACCCAGGTGGCGCAGGGCGGCTACACCGAGGTGCACGGGCGCCACCTGTGCAACGTCGAATCGCCGCACGCCTTCAACGACGCGCTGCTGCGCTTCCTGCTGCAGTAACCGCGCCCGCCTTTTTCCACACTCAGGAGTCGACCCGATGGACGAGAACGAACGCTACGCCGCCGGCCTGCAGGTGCGCCGCGCCGTGCTCGGCGATGCCCACGTCGACCGCTCGCTGGCCGCGCGAACCCCGTTCACCGAAGAGTTCCAGGAGTTCATCACCCGCACCGCCTGGGGCACGGTGTGGACCCGCGAGGGCCTGCCGCGGCATACGCGTTCGCTGCTGACCCTGGCGATGATGGTGGCGCGCGGCCACGACGAGGAATTCAAGCTGCACGTGCGCGCGGCGCGCAACAACGGCGTCAGCGCCGACGAGATCAAGGAAGTGCTGCTGCAGGCGGCGATCTATTGCGGCGTGCCCGCGGCCAACCACGCCTTCGCCCTGGCCGCGCCGATCCTGGCCGAGCAGGCCGCCGAAGGCGGCGCCTAGGGCGCCCCACGCGCGCTCAGCGCACCTTCCGCACGACGGTGACCGCCGGGCTCAGCCGCGTGCCGTCGGCGGCGCGCGGCAGCATGCGCGCGACCGGCTTGCCGTTGCGCGTGTCGATCAGCACCGAATGGCGCTCGCCGTGCTCGAACAGATGCCGTTCGCCCCACTGCCGCAGCGCCAGCACCACCGCGAACAGGTCCTCGCCCTTGGCGCTCAGCGCGTACTCGCGGTAGGCGCTGCCGTCGGAGGCCTCGCGCGTTTCCAGGATGCCGGCCTCGACCAGCTTGCGCAGCCGGTCGGCCAGGATGTTGCGCGCCATGCCCAGGCTGCGCTGGAAGTCGCCGAAGCGGCGCACCCCATCGAAGGCATCGCGCACGATCAGCAGCGACCAGCGGTCGCCGATCAGGTCGGCGCTGCGCGCCACCGGGCAGGGCGACGCGGGCATGGCGGGGCGGGGCGGCATCGGCGTTCCTGGTAGGCGCTCGGCGGAAGTGGTTGCATTTTAAAACCCATCGACCTAGCCTGGAACAAGTTTCGTTTTGAAACTGGAACGGGCGAGCCTTCGATCATGCAATCCGTCACCGCTGCGCCCTGCATGCCGCGTCGCCTGGTCTGGCTGTTCGCTGTCGCCAGCGGCTTGAGCGTGGCCAACGTGTACTACGCGCAGCCGTTGCTGGACGCGCTGGCGGCGGATTTCGGCATCCGCCCGGCGGCGGTGGGCGGGGTGGTCAGCGCCGCGCAGGTCGGCTGCGCGCTGGCCCTGTTGCTGCTGGTGCCGCTGGGCGACCTGCTGGAGCGTCGCCGCCTGATGGCGGTGCAGGCGTTGGGGTTGGTGGTGGCACTGGCGACGGTGAGCGTGGCGCGGTCGGCGCCGGCCTTGCTGGTCGGCATGCTCGCGGTCGGCATGCTGGGCACGGCGATGACCCAGGGCTTGATCGCCTACGCGGCCAGCGCGGCGGCGCCGCAGGAGCAGGGACGGGTGGTCGGCGCGGCGCAGGGCGGGGTGTTCATCGGCCTGTTGCTGGCGCGGGTGGTCGCCGGCGGCGTCAGCGAACTGGCCGGCTGGCGCGGGGTCTATGCCGGCGCGGCGGCGCTGATGCTGGCCCTCGCGCTGCCGCTGTGGCGCTGGTTGCCGGCGCTGCCGGTGCCGTCGCAGCCGCTGCGCTATGCGCGCCTGATCGCGTCCATGCTGACCCTGCTGCGGCAAGAGCGGGTGCTGCAGGTACGCGGCGTGCTGGCGCTGTTGATGTTCGCGGCGTTCAACATCTTCTGGAGCGCGCTGGTGCTGCCGTTGCGCGCGCCGCCCTATGCGTTCTCGCACACCGTCATCGGCGCGTTCGGCCTGGCCGGCGTGGTCGGCGCGCTGGCGGCCGCGCGCGCCGGGCACTGGGCCGACCGCGGCCATGCCCAGCGCACCAGCGCCGCAGCGCTGGTGCTGTTGGTGCTGGCCTGGTGGCCGCTGTCGCGGCTGCAGCAGTCGCTCGCCGCGCTGGTGTTGGGGATCGTCCTGCTCGACCTGGCCGGGCAGGCGCTGCACGTGACCAGCCAGAGCATGATCCTGCGCCGCCACCCGCAGGCGCACGGCCGGCTGATCGGCCTGTACATGCTGTTCTACGCGGTGGGCAGCGGACTGGGCGCGATCGCCACGACCGCGACCTATGCCCAGGCCGGGTGGACCGGCGTGTGCCGCCTGGGGGCGGCGGTCAGTCTGCTGGCGCTGCTGTTCTGGTGGGCGACGCGGCGGGTCGGTGCGGCGCCGGCGGCGCTCAGTCCAGCACCCGGCTCAGGCGCTGCGCCGCCTGCCGCAGCGCCGGCAACACCGTGCCCTGCAGGCTGCCCAGGGTCATCCGCGCCACCGAGCTGCCGACATTGAGCGCGGCCACCACGCGGTCCTGGCGGTTGCGCACCGGCACCGCCACCGAGCGCAGGCCGATCTCCAGTTCCTGGTCCACCACCGCATAGCCGTCGCGCTGCACGCGTTCGAGCAAGGCCTGGAACTGCGCGCGGTCGGTGACGGTGCGCTCGGTCCGCGGGCGCAGCGGGTTGCGCTCCAGGTAGCTGTTCAAGGTGTCGCCCGGCTGCGCCGCCAGCAGCACCCGGCCCATCGAGGTGCAGTAGGCCGGCAGGCGGCTGCCGGCGCGCAGGCCGATCGACATGATCCGCACCGTCTCCGCGCGCGCCACGTACAGCAGGTCGTCGCCGTCGAGCACGCCCAGCGAGCAGGACTCGTGCAGGTCGTCGCGCAGCCCGTCCAGCACCGGCTGCGCCGCCACCGACAGCGCGGCGGTGGACAGGTAGCCGCTGCCGATGCCCAGCGCGCGCGGCAGCAGCACGTAGCCGCGGCCGTGGGTGCCGGCGTAGCCCAGCTTCTCCAGGGTGTAGAGCACGCGCCGCACCGCCGCACGCGGGATGCCGGTGTCGGCGCTGAGCTGGGCCATGCTGACGTCGCGGCTGTGCTGGCCGAAGGCGCTGAGCACGGCCAGGCCGCGCGCCAGCGAGGTCATGAAGTTCGGGTCGCCTTCGCATTCGCCGATGCGCCGCATCAGTTCCGCGGCCAGGCCGCGCTCGGGCGGGGTGGGGGCAGTGGCGGCGCGCGCGGTGCGGCGCGCGCGAGGGGGACGCGAGGAGTCTGACATGGAAGCGGCGGCGGCGGCGATGCGTCCGATGGTAGTGGCTGCATCCGCGGGCGTCGATGCCGTGGCGAGGGCCGTCGTCCTGCGCCAGGAAAAACATGGAGGAGGGCTGCAGCCGCGACGCGCGGGATTGGGATGCTGTACGAGCAGGAGGATGCGTCGCGTCGGGACTGAAGTCCCTCCCACAGGTCAGCTCCCGACAGTGCCGGTGCCGCACGTATGGGAGCGGCTTCGGCCGCGACGCGCGAAGGTTGGAATGCGGTACGAGAGGGAGGATTCGTCGCGTCGGGACTGAAGTCCCTCCCACAGGTCAGGTTCCGACAGTGCCGGTGCCGTAGGTGTGAGAGCGGCTTCGGCCGCGACGCGCGGAGGTTGGGGGGCGGTACGAGAGGGAGGATTCGTCGCGTCGGGACTGAAGTTCCTCCCATAGGTCAACTTCCGACAGTGCCGGTGCCGTCGGTGTGAGAGCGGCTTCGGCCGCGACGCGCGGAGGTTGGAATGCGGTACGGGAGGGAGGATTGGTCGCGTCGGGACTGAAGTCCCTCCCACAGGTCAACTTCCGACAGTGCCGGTGCCGTAGGTGTGAGAGCGGCTTCGGCCGCGACGCGCGGAGGTTGGGGGCGGTACGAGAGGGAGGATTCGTCGCGTCGGGACTGACGTCCCTCCCACAGGTCAGCTTCCGACAGTGCCGGTGCCGCAGGTGTGGGAGCGGCTTCAGCCGCGACGCGCCGAAGTTGGGGTGCGGTACGCGTAGGAGGATTCGGCGGGTCGAATCGGAGGTCCTTCACCGAAGACACCGCCTCAGGCCTGCCGCCTCAGTCGCCCAGCCGCACCACCAGCTTGCCGAAGTTGCCGCCGCTCAGCATGTCGATGAAGGCCTGCGGCGCGTTCTCCAGCCCATCCACCACGTGTTCGCGGTAGCGCACGCGGCCGTCGGCCAGCCAGGCGCCCATCTCGCGCAGGAACTCCGGATACAGCTTGATGAAGTCGCTGACGATGAAGCCGCGCAGGGTCAGGCGCTGGCGCAGCACCTGGCCCATCAGCGCCGGCAGCCGGTCCGGCCCCGGCGGCAACGCGCCGTTGGCGTTGTAGGTGGCGATGGTGCCGCAGACCGGCACGCGCGCGAAATCGTTGAGCAGCGGCAGCACCGCATCGAACACGTGGCCGCCGACGTTCTCGAAATACACGTCGATGCCGTCGGTCGCGGCGGCGCGCAGTTGCGCGGCGAAGTCGTCGGCGCGGTGGTCCAGGGCCACGTCCACGCCCAGTTCCTCGCGCAGGTAGCGGCACTTCTCCGCGCCGCCGGCGATGGCGATCACCTTCGCCCCGCGCAGCTTGGCGATCTGCGCCACGGTGGCGCCGACCGGCCCGGTCGCCGCGGCCACCGCCACGGTCTCGCCCGGCTGCGGCTTGCCGATCTCGTGCAGGCCGGCATAGGCGGTGAAGCCGGGCATGCCGTACACGCCGAGCGCGGTGCTCGGCGGCAGCGGCGAGGCGGGGTCGAGCTTGCGCCGCAGGTCGGCGCCGTCGACGACCAGATGGGTTTGCCAGCCGCCGTTCTGCACCAGCACCAGATCGCCCGGCGCGTGGTCGGGGGAATTGGATTGCAGCACCTCGGCCACGGTGCTGCCGACCATGGTCTGGCCCAGTTGCACCGGCGGCGCGTAGGAGGGCGCATCGCTCATGCGCCCGCGCATGTACGGGTCCAGCGACAGCCAGCGGTTGCGCAGCAACACCTGGCCGGGGCCGGGCGGCGCCAGCGGCGCCTGTTCGATGCGGAAGTTGTCCGTGCCCGGCGCGCCTTGCGGGCGCGAGGCGAGCACGATGCGGGTGGTCTGGGTGGGAGCGGTCATGCGGTTTCCTCGCTTGCGGTATTCAATTGCGCGATGTCCTCGGTGGACAGCTGCAGGCGTGCGGCGGCGAGCAGGTCCTGCAGCTGTTCCAGGCTGGTTGCGCTGGCGATCGGCGCGACGATGCCGGGCCGCGCCATCAACCAGGCCAGCGCCACCTGGGTCGGCGTGGCGGCATGCTTGCCGGCGATGTCGTCGAGCGCGGCGAGGATGCGCAGGCCGCGCGCGTTGAGGTAGCGCGCGACCACGCTGGCGCCGCGCGCCTGGCTCTTGCCGGCGTCTTCGGTGCGGCGGTACTTGCCGCTGAGGAAGCCGCTGGCCAGCGCGTAGTAGCACAGCACGCCCAGGCCCTGTTCGCGCACCAGCGGCTCCAGTTCGGCCTCGTAGCCGGCACGGTCGTACAGGTTGTACTCCGGCTGCAGCGTCTCGTAGCGGGGCAGGCCGTATTGCGCGGACACTTTCAGCGCTTCGGACAGGCGCGCAGCGCTGTAGTTGGAGGCGCCGATCGCGCGCACCTTGCCTTGTTCGATCAGCCGGCCGAAGGCCGCCAGCGAGGCTTCCAGCGGCACCGCGTCGTCGTCCTCGTGCGCCTGGTACAGGTCGATGACGTCGGTCTGCAGGCGCTGCAGCGAATCCTCCGCGGCGGCGGCGATGTTGTCGGCGGACAGGCCGGGACGTTCGGCCCACTTGCCGACCTTGGTCGCGATCAGCACCTTGTCGCGCTTGCCGCTGCGCTTGAGCCACTGCCCGATCAGCGTTTCCGATTCGCCGCCATGGTTGCCGGGCACCCAGGCCGAGTAGATGTCGGCGGTGTCGATGAGGTTGCAGCCGGCCTCGACGAAGGCATCGAGCAGGGCGAAGGAGGTCTTGGCGTCGGCGCTCCAGCCGAACACGTTGCCGCCGAACGCCAGCGGTGCCGCATGCAGGCCGGAGCGGCCGAGTTCGCGCGTGTGCAGCATGGAAAACGCTCCACTGTAGGGAAAGAGGAAAGGATAGTCGCGGTGGATCGACCGATCGGCCAATGCTCGCGAAAACAGCGTTCCGTCGGCGTGATTCGCGCTAACGGGAGCGCAACATCCGGCCTTGCCGGGGTGCGTGCTAGGCTCGCGCCACTTCCTATTACGGATGCCTTCCATGACGCTTCGAACCTCGCTCGCCTGCGCCTGCACCCTGGCCGTCGTCACCGCGTTGCTCGCGCCCGCCGCACAGGCGATCAAGCCCGCCGACACCGCCACGCTGCCGGCACCCGACGCGGCGCTGCAGGCGGCGGTCGACGGCAGCTGGCGCGATCGCGCCAACGTCGCGCGCGACGCCTATCGCCATCCCGGCCAGACCCTGGCGTTCTTCGGCATCACCCCGACCCAGACGGTGATCGAGGTCACTCCGGGGAGTGGCTGGTACGCGGAGATCCTGGCGCCGTACCTGCGCGCGCGCGGCCAGTACATCGCCGCGGTGGTCGATCCGGCGGCCGTGCCGGAAGGCCGCGGCCGCGACTACCAGCAGAAGGCGCGTGCCGGCCTGGAGCAGAAATTCGCCGCGGCGCCGGCGCAGTACGACCACGCGCGCATCGTGGCGTATGCGCCGAACGCGCCGGTGTTCGGCCCGCCCGGCTCGGCCGACCTGGTGCTGACCTTCCGCAACGTGCACAACTGGCGCATGGCCGGCCAGGCCGAGGGCATGTTCAAGGGCTTCTACCAGGTGCTCAAGCCCGGCGGCGTGCTCGGCGTGGTCGAACACCGCGCCAAGGCCGATGTGCCGGCCGACGACAAGAGCGGCTATGTCGGCCAGGCGCAGGTGATCGCCATGGCCGAGGCGGCCGGCTTCAAGCTGGCCGGCAAGAGCGAGGTCA of Xanthomonas sacchari contains these proteins:
- a CDS encoding winged helix-turn-helix transcriptional regulator, which encodes MPPRPAMPASPCPVARSADLIGDRWSLLIVRDAFDGVRRFGDFQRSLGMARNILADRLRKLVEAGILETREASDGSAYREYALSAKGEDLFAVVLALRQWGERHLFEHGERHSVLIDTRNGKPVARMLPRAADGTRLSPAVTVVRKVR
- a CDS encoding IclR family transcriptional regulator domain-containing protein, translating into MSDSSRPPRARRTARAATAPTPPERGLAAELMRRIGECEGDPNFMTSLARGLAVLSAFGQHSRDVSMAQLSADTGIPRAAVRRVLYTLEKLGYAGTHGRGYVLLPRALGIGSGYLSTAALSVAAQPVLDGLRDDLHESCSLGVLDGDDLLYVARAETVRIMSIGLRAGSRLPAYCTSMGRVLLAAQPGDTLNSYLERNPLRPRTERTVTDRAQFQALLERVQRDGYAVVDQELEIGLRSVAVPVRNRQDRVVAALNVGSSVARMTLGSLQGTVLPALRQAAQRLSRVLD
- the pcaD gene encoding 3-oxoadipate enol-lactonase, with amino-acid sequence MPILDLPTHRLHYRIDGSEGRPWLTLCNSLGTDLHMWDAQIAALAPHFRVLRYDRRGHGASTAAPAPYAMADLGGDVLALLDALSIERSHFCGLSIGGLTGQWLGLHAGERLLSLTLCATAARIGSAESWQARIDQVRAEGLAPLCEGTRTRWFTPAFAEAQPAAVEAILDSFRATDAQAYIGCCQALAEADFRARLGEIRMPVLAVAGHDDPVCPPADLQAIATQVAQGGYTEVHGRHLCNVESPHAFNDALLRFLLQ
- a CDS encoding 3-carboxy-cis,cis-muconate cycloisomerase; the encoded protein is MSVSESLLRPLFGDPAVDALFDDRARLQAMLDVEAALARAQARCGVIPASAAEPIAAACEAARYDVPALADATALAGNPAIPLVKALTAQVAATDDAAARWVHWGATSQDIIDSGAVLQLRAALDHVEAQLDALCAALAALAQRERDTGLPGRTLLQQAVPVTFGLKAAGWLDALQRSRRRLQALREDALVLQFGGAAGTLAALQSQGLAVAEVLAAELRLPLPALPWHAARDRIGEIGAAFALLAGSLGKIGRDVTLLMQSEVAEAFEPAAAGKGGSSAMPHKRNPVGCVVAIAAATRAPGLLATLFAALPQEHERAVGGWHAEWETLPDLVRLSAGSLAQVRVLIEGLELDRARMAAHLDSHGGLLYAEAVAVTLAAQLGKAAAHALVEAAVRRALATRQHLRAVLAEEPQVTAVLAPADLDALFAGDSWRGMAAVWIARVLAAQAHP
- the pcaC gene encoding 4-carboxymuconolactone decarboxylase → MDENERYAAGLQVRRAVLGDAHVDRSLAARTPFTEEFQEFITRTAWGTVWTREGLPRHTRSLLTLAMMVARGHDEEFKLHVRAARNNGVSADEIKEVLLQAAIYCGVPAANHAFALAAPILAEQAAEGGA
- a CDS encoding MFS transporter — translated: MPRRLVWLFAVASGLSVANVYYAQPLLDALAADFGIRPAAVGGVVSAAQVGCALALLLLVPLGDLLERRRLMAVQALGLVVALATVSVARSAPALLVGMLAVGMLGTAMTQGLIAYAASAAAPQEQGRVVGAAQGGVFIGLLLARVVAGGVSELAGWRGVYAGAAALMLALALPLWRWLPALPVPSQPLRYARLIASMLTLLRQERVLQVRGVLALLMFAAFNIFWSALVLPLRAPPYAFSHTVIGAFGLAGVVGALAAARAGHWADRGHAQRTSAAALVLLVLAWWPLSRLQQSLAALVLGIVLLDLAGQALHVTSQSMILRRHPQAHGRLIGLYMLFYAVGSGLGAIATTATYAQAGWTGVCRLGAAVSLLALLFWWATRRVGAAPAALSPAPGSGAAPPAAAPATPCPAGCPGSSAPPSCRH